One region of Peribacillus simplex genomic DNA includes:
- the ndk gene encoding nucleoside-diphosphate kinase, giving the protein MERTFLMVKPDGVQRNLIGEIVSRFEKKGFLLAGAKLMVISQELAEQHYGEHKERPFFGELVDFITSGPVFAMVWEGENVIATARQMMGATNPKDAAAATIRGDFAVTVGKNIIHGSDSAESAVREIGLFFKEEELVEYSKLVNEWVY; this is encoded by the coding sequence ATGGAAAGAACATTTTTAATGGTAAAGCCTGACGGCGTTCAACGCAATTTAATCGGTGAAATCGTTTCCCGTTTTGAAAAGAAAGGCTTCCTTCTTGCAGGAGCAAAATTAATGGTCATTTCCCAGGAATTGGCTGAGCAACATTACGGCGAGCACAAAGAACGTCCTTTCTTTGGCGAATTAGTGGACTTCATTACTTCAGGTCCTGTCTTCGCAATGGTTTGGGAAGGTGAAAATGTAATCGCTACTGCACGTCAAATGATGGGTGCTACTAACCCTAAAGATGCAGCAGCAGCAACAATTCGTGGTGATTTTGCCGTAACTGTTGGCAAAAACATCATTCACGGATCTGATTCAGCTGAAAGTGCTGTACGTGAAATTGGTTTATTCTTCAAAGAAGAAGAGCTTGTTGAGTATTC
- a CDS encoding heptaprenyl diphosphate synthase component 1, translated as MLNITDDIRQLKRLIETKAQHPYLLKYIQKPSLDEDKLLLLWGLFSDLDVLSEKRNQYIISTMLVQIALDTHEIVSNSGEGVELPEVLKNRQLQVLAGDYYSGLYYQGLASVGNVDMIRILSSAIKKINDNKIILYQQGSINDVPTLLKTIKAIEASLIHKLADYYNQPDWIDISEDLLLLNRLLAEKRSYLKSGQSIVFDVLREMPFDDSISGTMLMSEKEERVRTQFDKCLRDARQSVQCSMRKLSKLGDELQERVNVILEQTESIANSYVKEG; from the coding sequence TTGTTAAACATAACGGACGACATAAGGCAATTAAAACGATTAATAGAAACGAAAGCTCAACATCCATATTTATTGAAGTATATACAAAAGCCAAGCTTAGATGAAGATAAACTGTTATTGCTTTGGGGATTGTTTAGCGATTTGGACGTTTTAAGCGAAAAACGGAATCAATACATCATTTCAACAATGTTAGTGCAAATTGCTCTGGATACCCATGAAATCGTATCGAATTCTGGTGAAGGAGTCGAGTTGCCTGAGGTTTTGAAAAATCGCCAACTACAAGTGCTTGCTGGCGATTACTATAGTGGCTTATACTATCAAGGGCTTGCCAGTGTAGGGAATGTTGATATGATCCGTATCCTTTCAAGCGCGATAAAAAAAATAAATGATAATAAAATCATCCTTTATCAACAAGGGTCCATTAATGATGTGCCAACGCTTTTAAAGACGATAAAAGCGATCGAGGCTTCGCTGATTCATAAACTGGCGGATTACTATAATCAGCCTGACTGGATAGACATATCGGAAGATCTGCTGCTTTTGAATCGGTTGCTTGCCGAGAAGAGGAGTTATCTGAAGTCGGGTCAATCGATAGTTTTTGATGTCCTAAGGGAAATGCCTTTTGATGACTCGATTAGTGGAACCATGCTGATGTCAGAAAAAGAAGAACGGGTACGGACCCAATTCGACAAGTGCCTAAGGGATGCCAGGCAATCCGTACAGTGCTCGATGCGGAAGCTGTCTAAATTGGGTGATGAACTTCAGGAAAGAGTGAATGTCATCTTGGAGCAAACAGAGAGTATCGCAAATTCATATGTGAAAGAAGGGTGA
- a CDS encoding HU family DNA-binding protein codes for MNKTELINEVVTATEISKKDATKAVDAVFDTILEALKNGDKVQLIGFGNFEVRERAARKGRNPQTGDEIEIAASKVPAFKPGKALKDAVK; via the coding sequence ATGAACAAAACAGAATTAATTAATGAAGTTGTGACAGCAACTGAAATTTCTAAGAAAGACGCTACAAAAGCTGTTGATGCTGTTTTTGATACAATCTTAGAAGCGCTAAAAAACGGTGATAAAGTCCAATTGATTGGTTTTGGTAACTTTGAAGTTCGTGAACGTGCGGCTCGTAAAGGTCGTAACCCACAAACTGGTGACGAAATCGAAATTGCAGCTAGCAAAGTGCCAGCTTTCAAACCTGGTAAAGCACTGAAAGATGCAGTGAAGTAA
- the hepT gene encoding heptaprenyl diphosphate synthase component II, giving the protein MKFKMMYSFLNADLQLIEKELEAAIEADSTVLREASLHLLQSGGKRIRPVFVLLGAKFGSYDIHVVKHVAATLELIHTASLVHDDVVDDADLRRGSATIKSKWDNRVAMYTGDFIFARALEMMAVIESPLAHQILADTMVELCLGEIEQIKDKYNFEQNWRIYLRRIKRKTALLIASSCQLGAISAGVEEKVHQKLFKFGYYVGMSYQITDDILDFTASEEELGKPAGSDLIQGNITLPVLIAMEDPKLKKLIETVREDTPKDEMSHIINAIKSSGAIEQAARISDMYLEKAFTELKGLPAIKARKTLSDIAKNIGKRKF; this is encoded by the coding sequence ATGAAATTTAAAATGATGTATTCATTTTTGAATGCAGATTTGCAATTAATAGAAAAAGAACTAGAAGCCGCAATTGAAGCGGATTCCACTGTTTTAAGGGAAGCTTCCCTGCATTTACTGCAATCCGGTGGAAAGCGGATCCGTCCGGTATTCGTCCTATTGGGTGCGAAGTTTGGCAGTTATGATATCCATGTCGTAAAGCATGTTGCAGCGACATTGGAACTGATTCATACGGCTTCCCTTGTACATGATGATGTTGTGGATGATGCGGATTTACGCAGGGGATCTGCGACCATTAAATCAAAATGGGATAATCGTGTCGCCATGTATACAGGCGACTTCATTTTTGCTCGTGCACTGGAAATGATGGCGGTGATCGAGTCTCCTCTTGCGCATCAAATTCTCGCTGATACTATGGTTGAACTATGTCTTGGGGAAATTGAACAAATAAAAGATAAATACAATTTCGAACAGAATTGGCGGATATACCTTAGAAGGATCAAACGAAAAACGGCATTACTGATTGCATCCAGCTGCCAGTTGGGAGCAATTTCAGCGGGGGTTGAAGAGAAAGTTCACCAAAAGCTATTTAAATTCGGATATTATGTCGGTATGTCTTATCAAATCACAGATGATATATTGGATTTTACGGCTTCGGAAGAAGAGCTTGGGAAACCAGCCGGAAGTGATTTGATTCAAGGGAATATCACTTTACCCGTTTTGATTGCAATGGAAGATCCAAAGTTGAAAAAACTTATCGAAACAGTTCGGGAAGATACGCCAAAAGACGAAATGTCGCATATAATCAATGCGATAAAATCTTCCGGGGCCATTGAACAGGCAGCGAGAATCAGTGATATGTATTTAGAAAAGGCTTTTACTGAGTTGAAAGGTCTTCCTGCTATTAAAGCCAGAAAAACTTTATCCGATATCGCAAAAAATATCGGAAAAAGAAAGTTTTGA
- the spoIVA gene encoding stage IV sporulation protein A — translation MEKVDIFKDIAERTGGDIYLGVVGAVRTGKSTFIKKFMELVVIPNIPSEADRARAQDELPQSAAGKTIMTTEPKFVPNQAASIQVAEGLDVNIRLVDCVGYTIPGAKGYEDENGPRMIHTPWYEEPIPFNEAAEIGTRKVIQDHSTLGVVVTTDGSIGEIPRSDYLDAEERVVEELKEVGKPFIMIVNSVQPHHPNTVALKESLQEKYDIPVLAMSVEGMRESDVYSVLREALYEFPVLEVNVNLPSWVMVLREDHWLRESYQEAVKETVKDIKRLRDVDRVVGHFNEFEFIDRAALAGIEMGQGVAEIDLYAPDELYDDILKEIVGVEIRGKDHLLSLMQDFAYAKAEYDQVADALRMVKQTGYGVAAPSLNDMSLDEPEIIRQGARFGVRLKAVAPSIHMIKVDVESEFSPIIGTEKQSEELVRYLMQDFEDNPLSIWNSDIFGRSLSSYVREGIQVKLAMMPDNARYKLKETLERIINEGSGGLIAIIL, via the coding sequence CCGGTGGCGATATATATTTGGGGGTTGTCGGTGCCGTCAGGACTGGGAAATCCACATTTATTAAAAAATTCATGGAGTTAGTCGTTATTCCGAATATCCCGTCAGAGGCGGACCGTGCCAGGGCACAGGATGAATTGCCTCAAAGTGCTGCTGGAAAGACGATCATGACTACAGAACCAAAATTCGTACCGAATCAGGCAGCATCGATTCAGGTAGCTGAAGGTCTCGACGTGAACATCCGTTTAGTCGATTGTGTGGGTTATACAATACCTGGGGCTAAAGGGTACGAAGATGAAAATGGTCCCCGCATGATTCATACGCCTTGGTATGAAGAGCCGATTCCGTTCAATGAAGCAGCTGAGATCGGTACTCGCAAAGTAATACAGGATCATTCCACATTAGGCGTAGTCGTCACGACGGATGGATCAATAGGAGAAATTCCGCGAAGTGATTATTTAGATGCCGAGGAAAGGGTTGTTGAAGAATTGAAGGAGGTTGGCAAGCCATTTATCATGATTGTCAATTCCGTTCAGCCTCACCACCCAAATACGGTCGCACTGAAGGAATCCTTGCAGGAAAAGTATGATATCCCTGTATTGGCCATGAGTGTCGAAGGAATGCGGGAATCGGATGTTTACAGCGTACTTCGTGAGGCCCTGTACGAATTCCCTGTTCTCGAAGTCAATGTTAATCTCCCGAGTTGGGTAATGGTTCTGCGAGAGGATCATTGGTTAAGGGAAAGTTACCAGGAAGCGGTTAAAGAGACCGTTAAGGATATTAAACGCCTGAGGGATGTAGATCGTGTAGTCGGTCATTTCAATGAATTCGAGTTCATTGACCGTGCCGCGCTTGCGGGCATTGAGATGGGTCAGGGTGTTGCAGAAATCGACCTATACGCCCCAGATGAACTCTATGATGATATTCTGAAGGAAATTGTCGGTGTGGAGATCCGGGGCAAGGATCATCTGTTATCTTTGATGCAGGACTTTGCGTATGCGAAAGCAGAATATGATCAGGTGGCCGATGCATTGAGAATGGTCAAACAAACTGGATATGGTGTGGCAGCCCCATCCCTTAACGATATGAGTCTTGATGAACCGGAAATCATCCGTCAGGGAGCCAGGTTCGGTGTCAGGCTAAAAGCTGTAGCTCCTTCCATCCACATGATCAAGGTCGATGTCGAATCCGAATTCTCGCCAATCATCGGAACGGAAAAGCAAAGTGAAGAATTGGTCCGTTATCTGATGCAGGATTTCGAAGACAATCCACTTTCCATATGGAACTCTGATATTTTTGGCAGAAGCCTAAGTTCTTATGTAAGGGAAGGCATACAGGTGAAATTAGCGATGATGCCAGACAATGCACGCTATAAATTGAAAGAGACACTGGAGAGGATTATTAATGAGGGCAGTGGGGGATTGATTGCCATCATCTTATAA
- a CDS encoding demethylmenaquinone methyltransferase, which translates to MEQSKEQKVHHVFEKIYGNYDKMNSLISFKQHLKWRKATMAIMNVPKGAHALDVCCGTADWTIALANEVGPEGKVVGLDFSKNMLKIGEQKVNELNLDQVSLRHGNAMELPFEDNSFDYVTIGFGLRNVPDYMQVLKELNRVAKPGGMVVCLDTSQPTMLGFKQGYYFYFRFIMPMFGKLFAKSYSEYSWLQESARDFPGMKKLESMFKQAGMENVSYKAHFGGVAATHFGYKPSK; encoded by the coding sequence ATGGAGCAGTCTAAAGAGCAAAAAGTTCATCATGTCTTTGAAAAGATCTATGGAAACTATGACAAGATGAATTCCCTCATCAGCTTTAAACAGCATCTTAAATGGCGGAAGGCTACAATGGCCATCATGAATGTCCCAAAAGGCGCCCATGCACTTGATGTATGCTGTGGAACAGCGGACTGGACCATTGCCCTTGCTAACGAAGTAGGACCAGAAGGAAAGGTTGTTGGTTTGGACTTTAGTAAGAACATGCTGAAAATCGGCGAACAAAAGGTGAATGAACTCAATTTAGATCAAGTGTCCCTAAGGCATGGGAATGCAATGGAACTGCCTTTTGAGGACAATAGCTTTGATTATGTCACGATCGGTTTCGGGCTGCGGAATGTCCCTGATTACATGCAAGTGCTTAAAGAGTTAAACCGGGTAGCCAAGCCGGGTGGAATGGTCGTTTGCCTGGATACTTCACAGCCGACTATGCTTGGTTTTAAACAGGGCTATTATTTTTATTTCCGTTTCATCATGCCCATGTTCGGCAAATTATTCGCAAAAAGCTATAGCGAATATTCATGGTTGCAGGAGTCAGCTCGTGATTTCCCAGGCATGAAAAAGCTTGAAAGCATGTTCAAGCAGGCTGGAATGGAAAATGTCAGTTACAAGGCACATTTCGGCGGTGTTGCAGCAACACATTTCGGGTACAAGCCTTCAAAATAA
- the folE gene encoding GTP cyclohydrolase I FolE gives MANVNHAKIEEAVKMLLEAVGEDPTREGLLDTPGRVARMYEEIFSGLNQDPKEYFETVFGEDHEELVLVKDIPFYSVCEHHLVPFYGKAHVAYIPKNGRVTGLSKLARAVEAVSKRPQLQERITSTVADSIMEKLEPHGVMVVVEAEHMCMTMRGVKKPGSKTVTSAVRGTFAKDHRTRAEVLAFIKD, from the coding sequence ATGGCTAATGTTAATCATGCCAAAATAGAAGAAGCGGTTAAAATGCTTCTTGAGGCTGTAGGGGAAGACCCTACGAGGGAAGGACTGCTTGATACTCCTGGCCGTGTAGCCCGAATGTATGAAGAAATTTTTTCTGGACTTAATCAGGATCCAAAGGAATATTTCGAAACAGTTTTTGGAGAAGACCATGAAGAACTCGTACTTGTAAAGGATATTCCATTTTACTCTGTCTGTGAACATCATTTAGTCCCTTTTTACGGAAAAGCCCATGTAGCATATATACCGAAAAACGGGAGAGTAACCGGTTTAAGTAAATTGGCAAGGGCGGTTGAGGCTGTATCGAAGCGTCCACAACTTCAAGAGCGCATAACTTCAACAGTGGCTGACTCGATCATGGAAAAGCTTGAGCCTCATGGTGTAATGGTTGTAGTGGAAGCTGAACATATGTGCATGACCATGCGAGGTGTAAAAAAGCCGGGATCTAAAACAGTGACTTCTGCTGTAAGGGGAACGTTTGCGAAGGATCACCGTACTAGAGCTGAAGTGTTGGCATTCATTAAAGACTAA
- the mtrB gene encoding trp RNA-binding attenuation protein MtrB, with translation MNEKKILNDFVVIKAIEDSVNVIGLTRGTDTKFHHSEKLDSGEVMIAQFTEHTSAIKIRGHAKVYTPFGEIESDSKKNASDK, from the coding sequence ATGAATGAAAAAAAGATTCTGAATGATTTTGTCGTAATCAAAGCCATTGAGGATAGTGTGAATGTCATCGGGTTAACAAGAGGAACCGACACCAAGTTTCATCACTCTGAAAAACTTGACTCAGGAGAGGTTATGATAGCACAATTCACGGAGCACACCTCGGCGATAAAAATCAGGGGACATGCAAAAGTTTATACTCCATTCGGGGAGATAGAAAGTGATTCTAAAAAGAATGCATCTGACAAATGA